In Melanotaenia boesemani isolate fMelBoe1 chromosome 5, fMelBoe1.pri, whole genome shotgun sequence, the DNA window ACTGAGAAAACCAAGGAAAAGACAAGACAGACTGTATCATAAATGTTATGGTTATAAACTGATGGCCTTTATGTTTAAAGcctgtttgaatttttttttttttttttttaaccaacgTTTgactcatttcattttcagagctCCGTGATGCATCACCAGAGAAATGAActgtccttttcttctcatctaAAATCTCTGGGcgggatttttttccttctcctaCAAACCCAAGTTTGTACAGGTGAattataatcaaataaaatgtcagtGTAGGtcataaaagtgtgtttttattactaTACTTATTGCTGCTCTACAGACATGAGTACTAAAGTACAACACCACCTTTCTAGATAAAGTTCAtggtgtaaaaatataaaaccttaCCTTTCTATTGTAACACAGAAACTACTATattctaacattttatttagtaatATTAACCCAGAGTTGTGATTTCCAGGTCAGCCGGTAGTAGCAACTATTGGTGATGATGTGATCCTGCCATGTCTCCTGGAGCCTGCAGAAGATGTCTCTGGCTTTACGCTGGTGTGGTCCAGACCTGATCTGGACCCCAGATTTGTTCATGTGCAGCGCAGTGGTCAGGAACTTGTGGACAAAAAGCATAAACTGTTTGAGGGAAGAACTTCGATGTTTATTGATGAGCAGAAACACGGAAACGTTTCCCTGAAACTCTCCAAAGTGAGAATATCCGATGAGGGAACgtacaaatgttttattcccGAGCTGAGTAAGCAGTCGTTTGTCCAACTAATTGTTGGTAAGTTCACATTTAATatacatgtttaaaattaattaagcAGAATTAAACTAAATTCCTAAACATTTCTTTGTTAGCATCAGATGTCGCCTCCTCACCTGTTATCAGTGTAGCTGGAATCGACAGAGACAGCAGAGGACTGGTGTTCCTGTGCGAGTCTGCAGGCTGGTATCCGAAACCCGAGGTGTTCTGGCTGGACGGCGAGGGAAACCTGCTCTCTGGATCTACAGAGATAAACCAAGGTCCTGATGGTCTGTACACCGTCACCAGCACAGTGACTGTGGAGAAGAGAAGCAACTTCACCTGCAGAGTCACACAGGAAAATATCAACCGTCCCAGAGAGAGACACGTACATGTTCCAGGTCCAAGTCATTTTCACTACAATAAGTACAAATAAGTAAAACTGTATTCCACTGAAATAACATAAttctgttttgtatgttttcagaTGACTTCTTCAGGGTCTCAACCAGTTCAGCTGTTCCCATCATCACTGGTTTGGCCGTCACTTTGGCTGTTTGCCTCCTGTTTGTTTTAGCAGGAGGCGTTTTTATGTGGAGACGGAGACAAAATATCACCAGTATGTCACATATATGTCTCCATGTTGTCTAAATGTCCCGTTAAGTCAAGACCTTCAAAAGAAATTATccaaataaatttagtttagtCTCAACATccaattttaaatctaatttcaGGCTTATATTTATAAATCTTTAATGCAGTGGAAATTTTAATTTTGACTGATTTAATTGTGCCCAGAAGGCAATGAAGCAGTAAGAAAGAACCAGACTGAGATG includes these proteins:
- the LOC121640318 gene encoding butyrophilin subfamily 1 member A1-like; its protein translation is MHHQRNELSFSSHLKSLGGIFFLLLQTQVCTGQPVVATIGDDVILPCLLEPAEDVSGFTLVWSRPDLDPRFVHVQRSGQELVDKKHKLFEGRTSMFIDEQKHGNVSLKLSKVRISDEGTYKCFIPELSKQSFVQLIVASDVASSPVISVAGIDRDSRGLVFLCESAGWYPKPEVFWLDGEGNLLSGSTEINQGPDGLYTVTSTVTVEKRSNFTCRVTQENINRPRERHVHVPDDFFRVSTSSAVPIITGLAVTLAVCLLFVLAGGVFMWRRRQNITKGNEAVRKNQTEMAKCVQEEENLINNPSDSKEETFSSVKKELQRTKDELEKKSAMITDLQTKLQTSEMIKEELQRAQDELEKKSAMITDRQTKVSTPSLTVQPSEQTGLCLLKT